The stretch of DNA AGAGACAATGAATGAGTCTGAGATTACTTCTCTCAAGAAAAAACTTGAAGTTCACATGGCAAGGGACGAGTTACTACAGAAGGAAAACCAGGAACTCAGAGAAGAAGTTGGTCGCTTAAAATCACAGGTGGTTTTACTCAAAGCACACAACTTGGAGAGAAAATCAGTTCTGTGGAAGAAGATACAGAAATCCATCGAtggaaacaacaacaacaattcaGAACCAATTCAACTTAAAGCATCACCAGTTCAGGTAATCACATGTGAAAAGAGTTCAGAAAATGCAAATACACATACAAATCCAGATTTTCAAGACTCAGCACCCAGAAAAGAAAAACCAGCAATAGTACCAGCTCCTCCACCAAGACCTTCTGCtgctcttcttcttcctctgcatAAAAAAGAGAAAGTGCTTAAAGTGCAGCCATTAGCACCGCCACCACCTCCAACACCACCAAAATTATCATTAGTTGGGTTAAAAGCAGTGCGCCGTGTTCCTGAAGTAATAGAGTTGTATCGTTCCCTTACACGAAAGGATGCTAACATGGAAAACAAAATACATTCCAATGGAATTCCCACAGTAGCATTCAGCAGAAACATGATTGAGGAAATTGAAAACCGTTCAACATATCTCTCAGCTGTAAGTTTAGCCCCAAACTTCTCAATACTCATTTTCACGGGTCAAAAGTTTTAACATCAATTAATCTTCATATCTATTTTCATTGATAGATAAAATCAGAAGTTCAAAGACAAGGGGAGTTCATCAGTTTCTTGATTAAGGAGGTAGAGTCTGCTTCGTTTGCAGATGTTTCTGAGGTGGAAACCTTTGTGAAATGGCTCGATGGGGAACTATCTTCATTGGTGGATGAGAGGTCAGTGCTGAAACATTTTCAGCAGTGGCCAGAACAAAAAGTAGATGCACTGAGGGAAGCAGCTTGTAACTACAGAGATCTGAAGAACCTTGAATCTGAAGTTTCATCCTATGAAGACAATCCCAAAGAGCCATTGTGTCAGACTTTGAGAAAGATTCAAGCACTGCAAGACAGGCGAGCATGtacaaaatttagaattttcatACTGAAACTTTTGAGTAATACTTAAAATCAATTGAAAGTGCCATTTTCAAATGTGCAGGTTGGAGAGAAGTGTGAGTGCTAAAGAGAGGATGAGGGAGAGTATTAGCAAGAGATATAGGAATTTTCATATCCCTTGGGAGTGGATGTTGGACTCAGGTCTTATTGGGCAGGTATATAGAGCAGATACTTCATAGATTCTTTATGCTTTTAGACCATAATAtgatacaaattttttattaaatacagTTTAATATTGATTAGTATTCTTAGTATGATGAGGTGTGTTTTGTTCTAATAAGGTTTATTGGGTAGTAGTATGCTTAAACTAAAGCTTATTTTCAATCAAGAAAAAGATGTTTTTGTATTCTGTAGAGAACTAACAAGACACTAAATGAAATCATGCATAATGATGTTGAATAATCCTGTATGATTATCCATTTCACATAGATCAAACAACCAGAAAGGTATTCAGTTATTACCatcaaaataaattgaaactTGAAAGGGTTTATCTTGTTATTGACTGCAGATGAAGCTAAGTTCATTGAGACTGGCAAAGGAATTCATGAAACGGATAACCAAGGAAATGGAGTCAAATGAAGTTTTGCAGGAAGATAACCTCTTTGTACAAGGAGTTAAGTT from Vigna unguiculata cultivar IT97K-499-35 chromosome 8, ASM411807v1, whole genome shotgun sequence encodes:
- the LOC114195327 gene encoding protein CHUP1, chloroplastic isoform X2, whose product is MREGETMNESEITSLKKKLEVHMARDELLQKENQELREEVGRLKSQVVLLKAHNLERKSVLWKKIQKSIDGNNNNNSEPIQLKASPVQVITCEKSSENANTHTNPDFQDSAPRKEKPAIVPAPPPRPSAALLLPLHKKEKVLKVQPLAPPPPPTPPKLSLVGLKAVRRVPEVIELYRSLTRKDANMENKIHSNGIPTVAFSRNMIEEIENRSTYLSAIKSEVQRQGEFISFLIKEVESASFADVSEVETFVKWLDGELSSLVDERSVLKHFQQWPEQKVDALREAACNYRDLKNLESEVSSYEDNPKEPLCQTLRKIQALQDRLERSVSAKERMRESISKRYRNFHIPWEWMLDSGLIGQMKLSSLRLAKEFMKRITKEMESNEVLQEDNLFVQGVKFAFRAHQVALILRPYKHFKN
- the LOC114195327 gene encoding protein CHUP1, chloroplastic isoform X1 encodes the protein MREGETMNESEITSLKKKLEVHMARDELLQKENQELREEVGRLKSQVVLLKAHNLERKSVLWKKIQKSIDGNNNNNSEPIQLKASPVQVITCEKSSENANTHTNPDFQDSAPRKEKPAIVPAPPPRPSAALLLPLHKKEKVLKVQPLAPPPPPTPPKLSLVGLKAVRRVPEVIELYRSLTRKDANMENKIHSNGIPTVAFSRNMIEEIENRSTYLSAIKSEVQRQGEFISFLIKEVESASFADVSEVETFVKWLDGELSSLVDERSVLKHFQQWPEQKVDALREAACNYRDLKNLESEVSSYEDNPKEPLCQTLRKIQALQDRLERSVSAKERMRESISKRYRNFHIPWEWMLDSGLIGQMKLSSLRLAKEFMKRITKEMESNEVLQEDNLFVQGVKFAFRAHQFAGGFDPETIQAFQELKKIGCAIPSYSNLIKCPKLVKTCHKPVS